The Stutzerimonas stutzeri RCH2 genomic interval TGCGGAAACGACATGGGCAAGCTCATGGCGCTGCCCGCGCCGCAAAGCGACCTGCTGCCCGACCTCAGCCTGCCGCCCCATTTCGCCGTCTGCCCTGACTGCGAACCCTCCGAACAAACCACCGACCTCGAGCAGGCCGGCGAATGAATTTCCTCGCCTGTGACGGTGACTGGCTACAAGGCGCCGATGGCTCGCCCATCTGCTCCGGCTCGCTGGTCGCCCTCACGGTCGAGGAAATGCAAAGCCTCTACGGCTCTGCACTGACCTGGGACCAAGTCTCCGAGCTGCAAGGCGAAGCGATTGTTCTGTTCGCCACCGTGTTCGGCTTCCTGGTCCTGAAAAAAGCCCTGAAACAGTGAGGTATCACCCATGCAACTGAACAAGCACTTCATCAAGAAAATCGGCGTTGGCGCTGCTGTCGCGCTCTCCACCCTGGCCGGCTCCGTCTACGCGGCAGTCCCGGCCGAAGCCACCGCGGCGCTGGATACCGCCGGCACCGACGTCGGCACCATCGGCTGGGCGGTGTTCGCCGTGATCATCGCCGCGATGGCGTTCAAGTACATGCGCCGCGCCCTGTAACCGGGGTTTTGCGCACTGCATGTGCCGAAGCAAACAAACCCCGCTCCGGCGGGGTTTTCTCTTCCAGGGAAACGCCAATGAGCTACGAACTGTACGTCCTGATCCTCACCACCCTGGCGTTTTATCTCGTGTTTTTTGGGCGGGTGTGATTATGAAAAGGATTTTTGCGGTTTTTTTGCCTTTGCTGCTCTGGCACTTGTCCGCTAGCGCCGAAGATTATTATTGGACCATTCAATTTCCGGACCCGCTAATAAGATATTCCAGCGGTGTCGCCGCCTGTAATGCAAACCATGCCTACTACAAGCAACTAAACTCCGGGCAATATGTTTCGTTTGAGCAGGAGATTGAAAAAGGTACGGCGTCTTTTACCTGTCGTACATATGGATTAAATATCAATCCCTATTCCGGGAAGCTTGAGCGTTACGGTTCTTGGTACAACGCAGCAGCTAGACGCGGCGATTCTTGCGCCCCTGATTCCACTTACGACCCTTCGACTGGCGAGTGTGTCGCCCCTGAACCCGACCAGTGCGCCACCGCAACCGGCGAGTTCGTCCACGAGTACAACGCCGGCTCGCTGGATCCGTCCGTTCCGCCTTCCCTGCCGCCGTCCTCCATCTGCGAAAGCGGCTGCCTCTACAACCGCACCGCCACGGTCAAAGGCTGCAACCGCTTTCTGGAAGACACCACCGGCAAGGACCTGAACTCCGTTTATTGCAAGGTGGTTTACCAAGGCGCCGGATCTCAATGCACCTCAAACAGCCCACCTCCCGGCAGTGTCTTTGATCAGCCACCGTCCAAGCCCCCGGCCGACAGCACACCGCAATTCACCAGCGAAAGCCAATGCGGTGACTGGGTGACCAACGCGGACGGCTCGCAATCGCGCAACTGCACCAGTAGCGAAAAGCTGAAAGAGCCCGGCCAGCTCAATTGCGACAACGCCGGGGATTACCTGCACTGCACCACCGGCAAGCCCGCGCCACGGCTTGAAGACACTACAAAAACCGAGGAAACCACCAAGACCACCAATCCGGACGGCTCCACGAAGACGGAAACCAACACCACCACCGACAAGACCGTCTGCGTTGGCACCAAGCCCTGTACCTCCACCACGGCTGAAGAAAAGTCCACCTCTGGCACCAACCCTGATGGCACTCCAGGCGATGAGAGCAAGGAATGCAAAGGGTCTGGCTGTAAGGAAAGCCAGGAGGGTGAAGAAGACGGCGAAGAAGGCCCGGAGCGTTTGGCTTCTGCCGGCTCCTGCGATGCGGCGTTCTCGTGCAGTGGTGACCCTATTGATTGCGAAGTGCTCCGGCAGCAGAAGGAACAGCTTTGCCTTGCTGAGGAAATGGCCGATTTCCCCAAACAGCAGTCCGCCATCGAGGCGGCTGTTACCGGTGACCGATTCCAGCTGGATGAAGGTAACGGCGTCATCGACGTGCCTTCGTTCATCAACCAGGGCACCCGCTTTCTGCCGTCCGCCTGTCCCGCCGCCGAGAGCTTCAGCCTGACCACAGCAGGCGGTCGCACTTTCCAGCTCAGCTACGAACCGCTTTGCCGCGCCGCCAGTGACCTGAGCGGCCTCTTCGTGGCCGTGGCCACCGTTCTTGCCGCCCTGTATGTGGGCCGCGCCGTAGGAGGTCAGTGATGCAGTTTCTATTCATCGTCCAGATGCTCGTGATCATCGTCGGGCCGCTGGTGAAGATGGTGCTGAAGATGATCGGTTTCGGTTTTGTCTCCTACATGGGCTTCAACCTCATCATTGGCCAGGCGCAGGACTACCTGTTCGGGCTGATGGGCGATGTCGGGCCGGTCATCCAAGGGATTCTCGGACTGGCGAAGTTCGATGTGGTGGTGAACCTGTATTTCGCCGCGATCTCCACGCGCTTCATCCTCGCCGGCATCGACAAGGCCACCGACCGCAAACGTAATCAGGTCTGGCATAAGCCGGGCGGCACCTCTATCGACGCATAAGGAGGCGCCGTCATGCTCGTTATCCGCACCGGCAAGCCCGGCCATGGCAAGACCCTGAACACCATCCGCGAGGTCGACCAGAAGGCTCACGCCGAAGGCCGGGTCGTCTACTTCCATAACATCAACGGTCTCAAGCCCGATCAGCTGCAAGCGCAGTGGTTCGAGTTCGAAGATCCCGAGAAGTGGTTCGAGCTGCCCAACGATTCGATCATCGTGGTCGACGAAGCGCAGGGCTGGTTTGGCTCGCGCGATCCCAGGGCGCGGCCACCGGAGCACATCACCCGCTTCGAGACCATGCGCCACCAGGGCCACGAAGTGCACCTCGTCACACAGGACCCGCGCTATCTCGATGTGCATCTGCGCCGGCTGTGTAACACCCACATTCACTACTGGCGCGTCTTCAAGTCCGCCCAGCTGCTGCGCTTCGAGTCGGAAGTCGTCGTAGAAAAGGTCGAGCTGAAAACCAGCTTCAAGGATGCTGACAAGAAGTCACTGCGCCTGGATAAGCGCTACTTCGGTGCCTACACCAGCAGCAACGCCAAGCACCACTTTCAGGCCAAGGTGCCGACCAAGTTCATCTTGGCCATCTGCGTGCTGGTCGGTGCCGGCATCCTCGTTTATCGCGCCTATGAACGCTATGCAGCCGAAAAAGCTCAAGCCGCGACGGCTACCAGCGCGCCGGCCGGGAGCATGGTCGATCAAGTGAGGGATACGGTCGGCGCATTCATCAAGCCGGTAGGCGAGGCGAAAACCGATGCGCCGGAAAGCGCCGCCAGCTACATCGGGCGGCGCGTGCCTCGGATACCGCAAGTCCCATCGTCGGCGCCGATCTACGACGAGCTTACGCGGCCCGTGTCGTTTCCCCGACTCTACTGCATGTCCAGCACGGACCCTGCGACCTATGCCCGCGAGTTCGGGCGAATGGCGCATGCGGTAGTCAACGGCACGCCCACCGTCTGCCAGTGCTACACGCAGCAGAGCACGCGGGTCGAAACCGACTTCGCATTCTGCATGCGCGTGGTCGAAAACGGCTTCTTCGATCCGACCCTTCCTGATCGCTCCGCTGGCGAGCGAACGCAGCAAGTCCAGAACAGCCAGCCTCCGGCAATGCAGGGGCCACGC includes:
- a CDS encoding major capsid protein — encoded protein: MQLNKHFIKKIGVGAAVALSTLAGSVYAAVPAEATAALDTAGTDVGTIGWAVFAVIIAAMAFKYMRRAL
- a CDS encoding virulence factor TspB C-terminal domain-related protein; the protein is MKRIFAVFLPLLLWHLSASAEDYYWTIQFPDPLIRYSSGVAACNANHAYYKQLNSGQYVSFEQEIEKGTASFTCRTYGLNINPYSGKLERYGSWYNAAARRGDSCAPDSTYDPSTGECVAPEPDQCATATGEFVHEYNAGSLDPSVPPSLPPSSICESGCLYNRTATVKGCNRFLEDTTGKDLNSVYCKVVYQGAGSQCTSNSPPPGSVFDQPPSKPPADSTPQFTSESQCGDWVTNADGSQSRNCTSSEKLKEPGQLNCDNAGDYLHCTTGKPAPRLEDTTKTEETTKTTNPDGSTKTETNTTTDKTVCVGTKPCTSTTAEEKSTSGTNPDGTPGDESKECKGSGCKESQEGEEDGEEGPERLASAGSCDAAFSCSGDPIDCEVLRQQKEQLCLAEEMADFPKQQSAIEAAVTGDRFQLDEGNGVIDVPSFINQGTRFLPSACPAAESFSLTTAGGRTFQLSYEPLCRAASDLSGLFVAVATVLAALYVGRAVGGQ
- a CDS encoding zonular occludens toxin domain-containing protein is translated as MLVIRTGKPGHGKTLNTIREVDQKAHAEGRVVYFHNINGLKPDQLQAQWFEFEDPEKWFELPNDSIIVVDEAQGWFGSRDPRARPPEHITRFETMRHQGHEVHLVTQDPRYLDVHLRRLCNTHIHYWRVFKSAQLLRFESEVVVEKVELKTSFKDADKKSLRLDKRYFGAYTSSNAKHHFQAKVPTKFILAICVLVGAGILVYRAYERYAAEKAQAATATSAPAGSMVDQVRDTVGAFIKPVGEAKTDAPESAASYIGRRVPRIPQVPSSAPIYDELTRPVSFPRLYCMSSTDPATYAREFGRMAHAVVNGTPTVCQCYTQQSTRVETDFAFCMRVVENGFFDPTLPDRSAGERTQQVQNSQPPAMQGPRPGPAQPASGTNMTVVPYQKGQFLW
- a CDS encoding DUF2523 domain-containing protein, whose product is MQFLFIVQMLVIIVGPLVKMVLKMIGFGFVSYMGFNLIIGQAQDYLFGLMGDVGPVIQGILGLAKFDVVVNLYFAAISTRFILAGIDKATDRKRNQVWHKPGGTSIDA